The Stenotrophomonas sp. ZAC14D1_NAIMI4_1 DNA segment GGTAACCGGTCTCCACGCTGGCCATGCTGAAGCTGCCGCCATAGCGCGCATTGACGCCGTACTGGCCGGCCCCCAGCAGCAGCTGGCGGTCGATCTGGCGGGTGAACTGGCCGGCGCCGACCTGCCCCAGTGCGTAGGCGCCGCCACTGCTCCAGCCGGCGTACAGCTGCGCCTGCGATTGCCGGTCACGCCCGCGATCACCGCCCCAGCTGCTGTTGCTGTAGCTGCGCAGTTCGCCGAAGGCAAAGCCCAGCACGCCGTTGCCGCCCATCGCCACGTCCTGGCCCATCATCCAGCCGCGGGTGTCGGTGCCGCTGGCCGAGAAGCTGCCCTGGCCGGCATCGCCCAGCGCGTTCTGCCACGAACCGCCCAGCCGCGGCGCGGCCTGCACCTGGCCGAAGCGGGCTGACAACGCGCGACGGCCCAGGTCGATGCTGTCGAAAGTGGCCGCCGCGGCCAGCGCATGCGCCTTGCCGGACAGGCTGTCCAGGCTGGCCTGCAGGGCTTGGTTGCCGTCCACGCGCTGCAGCGCGGCGGCACCGTCGGCGAAGGAGGACGAGCCGGCGCCAAGATCGAGGCGTTCGAACGCCGACTCCACGCGCAATGCCGATGCCAACGCCGCATCCGATGCGCGCGCCAGGCTGGCGGCCTGGGTCACGTTGATGCGGTCGGTGACCAGCACCACGTTGTCGCTGCCGTAATTCAGCGAGCTCTGCAGCAGGGTGCCCTGCGGCAGGCTGTTGCTGACCCCGTCGAACCTGCCGGTGACACCCTGGCCGGCATGCAGCACGGTCTGGGTGCGGCCATCGGCGGCCACGTAGCCGCTGATGATGCTGGCCACGTGCACGTCACCGCCCTGCAGGGTGGCCGTGCCGGTGATCTCCAGCGGGTTGGAACCCAGCGAGATGCTCAGCCGCGCGCCCGCGCGATGCAGGTAGTTGCCCTCGATGGTGGCCGTGGTGTTGGCGTTGCGCAGGATGACGGTGGCGCCGTTGTCGACGTTGCCCTTGATCCGGCTGGTACCGGTCATGAACTGCAGCGCGGCGGCCTCGGGAACACCGGCCTGCGGCACCACGACCACGTTGGAGGTGATCGACGCACCGTCGCGCAGCGCCAGCGTGCCCTGCTCGATGCGGGTATCGCCGGTGTAGGTATTGGTGCCCGACAGGCCCAGCGCGCCGACGCCCTGCTTGACCAGCCCGCCGCTGCCGCTGATGTCGTTGCTCCAGACCGAATCAAGGCCGGTCTGCGAGACGTTGACCGTGGCATTGCCCCAGTCGAACTTCGCCGGGCCGTTGATGGCCTTGGCGATGTTCAGCAGGCCATAGCCGAAGACGTTGTCCACGCCGGGCGCACCGAGGTCGGTGGCGGTGCCCAGCAGGGTCTGCCGCACCAGGTCGTTGCTGAAGTACGGGTATTTCTGCCACACCAGCGCCGCCGCACCGGATACCAGCGGCGCGGCGAACGAAGTGCCGTAGTTCCACAGCAGCGCGGAGCCGGTCGGGTACTCCGGATTGACGAAGATCGCCGCGCCCGGTGCGGCCAGGCAGTAGCTGGCGGCCACGCCGCAGGCATTGGCATAGCTGGCGCGCTTGCTGGGATCGGTGGAATCGACGGCGGTCACCGCCAGCCAGCCGCGCTCCAGGTCGGCCGCCGGGCGCGAGTTGCCCGGGCCCGCCTGGCTGGGCAGCGCCGCCATGTCGGACGGATCAGCCTTGGCTTCATTGCCGGTGGCAAACACCACCAGGCCGTTGTTGTTGATGATGAAGGGACGGTACTCGGCGGCGATGGGGGCGGTGGCGGCGGCGTTGGTCCAGTACAACCCGCCCCATGAGTTGTTCATGACCTTCACGCCCTGGTTGATCAGGTCCTGATGGACCCCGGCCAGTCCAAGCGCACCATCGACCTCGTTGCCATTGCCCGTGCCATCGTCGGTGGGACGCGTGTCGGAAATGATCCGTGCCGAGACGATCTGCGCATTCGGCGCGATGCCACCGGGCCACGAACCGAACGCCTTGCCCGCCGCCAGCTCGGCAACCGCCGTACCGTGGCCGACCACGTCATCGTTGTTGAGGTTGTTGCTGCGCGGGTCGACGTAGCTGTAGTTGGCCAGCACCCGTCCGCTCAGGGTGGGATGGTTGCGCTGCACGCCCGAATCGACGATGCCGATGCGCACGCCGCTGCCATCCAGCCCCGCGCTGCGCGCCGCGTCGGCCTGGGTGATGGACAGGTGCGCGTTGATGGCCGGTTCGGCCGGCGTGGCCGGTGGCGGTGTCGTCGGCGGTGGCGTGGTGGGGGGCGTGGTCGGTGGAGGATCGACGCGCACGTTGCCGCCGCCACCTCCGCCGCCACATGCCGTCAACGCCACCACCAGTGCCGATCCCAGGATCGACCTTGCCATCGTCGTGCGTTCCATCGATTCCATCCCATGAACGTTGGCCTGCTACCGTCCCTGCAGGCATCAAGGGCTGCCCAGCGGCAGCCATCGCCGACCCTCTATACTTGGGCCGACCCCCACGCAGTCTGCCGGGAAACAGCGCTGCATCCAACAGCCGCCGTCTCCTTTCCGAACATTGCTCACGCATCAACGAGATTGCCATGTCCAACATCGTCATCGCCGCCGCCAAGCGCACCGCCATCGGCTCCTTCCTCGGCCAGTTCAACGGCGTGCCCACCCCGACCCTCGGCGCGGCTGCCATCGCCGCCGCCCTTGAGCAGTCCGGGGTTCCGGCCAGCGACGTTTCCGAAGTCCTGATGGGCTGCGTGCTGCCGGCCAACCTCGGCCAGGCGCCGGCCCGCCAGGCCGCCATCGCTGCCGGCATCCCGCTGTCGGCCGGTGCCACCACGCTGAACAAGGTGTGCGGCTCGGGCATGAAGACCATCATGCTCGGCCATGACCTGATCAAGGCCGGTTCGGCCAAGGTGGTTGTGGCCGGCGGCATGGAGTCGATGTCCAACGCCCCGCACATGCTGCCCAATTCACGCACCGGCAACCGCTTCGGCAACTTCCAGGCGGTGGACCACATGGCCCACGATGGCCTGGTCAACGCCTACGACGGCAAGGCCATGGGTGAGTTCGCCGAATGCGCGGTGGACAAGTACCAGTTCACCCGCGAGGAACAGGACGCCTACGCGATCGAATCGGTGCGCCGTGCCCAGGCCGCACAGGCCAATGGCGCCTTCGCCGGCGAGATCGTCGCGGTGAAGGTCGCCACCCGCAAGGGTGAGGTCGAGTTCGCCACCGACGAGCAGCCGGGCCGTTCGGACATCGCCAAGATCCCGACCCTGCGCCCCGCATTCAAGAAGGACGGCAGCGTCACCGCCGCCAGCTCCTCCAGCATTTCCGACGGCGCCGCCGCCGTGGTCCTGCTGGCCGAGGAAGACGCCGCTGCGCGCGGCATCACCCCGCTGGCGCGCATCGTTGGCCATGCCACCCATTCGCAGGAACCGGAATGGTTCACCACCGCCCCGATCGGCGCGATCCACAGCCTGCTGCAGAAGACCGGCTGGACGCTCGACCAGGTGGACCTGTTCGAGATCAACGAAGCCTTCGCCGTTGTCGCCATGGCGCCGATGCGTGAACTGGGCATCCCGCATGCGAAGATCAACGTGAATGGCGGTGCCTGCGCACTGGGCCATCCGATCGGTGCCTCCGGTGCGCGTCTGGTGGTGACCCTGGTCAACGCCTTGCGCACGCACGGCGGCAAGCGCGGCATTGCCACGCTCTGCATCGGTGGCGGCGAAGCAACGGCTATCGCCATCGAATTGATCTGAAAGGGATTAACGCTGATTTCGCAAAAATGAATGCGGGATCGCTTGACAGCCAAACGTGGCTTGTCATCATGTTGTCGGCGCGCAGTTGCGCGTTGCCTAATTCAACGACGAGGATTCACACAATGAGCATCAACAAGCTGCTGGTCGCTATGTCCCTGGCCCTGGCCCTGGCCGCCTGCTCGAAGCAGGAAGCTGCCCAGGACGCCGCTGCTTCGGCCAACGAAGCCGCCACCGAAGCCCAGGCTGCTGCCGACCAGGCCGCCGCTGCTGGCGCCCAGACCGCCGACGCTGCCCAGCAGGCCGCTGACACCGCCGCCACCGCTGCCGACGCTTCGACCGACGCTGCTGCCCAGGCTGGCGCTGCTGCCACCGACGCTGCTGCCGGCGCTGCTGCCGACGCTGCCAAGGCTGCCGAAGGCACCGCCGAGCAGGCCAAGGACGCTGCTGAAGAAGCCAAGAAGTAATAACTTCTTTCTTCACGCTGTTCTGGAAAAGCCGCTGGTTCGCCAGCGGCTTTTTCTTTGCCTGCTGCAGTGCTGCACGCACCACCACCGGGCCTTCACGAAGGCATGAATAGGCTGGCGTCCCCATCCATTGCAGCACTGGAGCCCGCCATGAAGACCCGTCCGCTGACCACCACCCTGCTGGCCGCCTCCCTGCTGCTGGCACTGGCCGCCTGCAAGGGCCCCGAGGCCGAGCAGGCCAGGCAGGACGCCGCGCAGGCTGCCGACAGCGCCGGCGCCGCCGCACGCGAAGCCGTGGACAAGGCCGCCGCCGCAACCCGCGACGCCGCCGACAAGACGGCCGAAGCGTCCGAGCACGCCGCCGCCGACACCCAGCAGGCGCTGGACAATGCTGCCGACGCCACCGCCAACGCTGCCGACCAGGCCAAGGCCGCTGCCACCGATGCCGCCGCCCACGCCAGCGATGCCACCGCCACGGCCGCGCAGAAGGTCGCCGACAAGGCCAGCGACGTCGCCGCCGACGCCCGCGCCAACGCCGCCAAGGAAGAAGCCAAGCACTGACGCAGCGCAGCGCGCGTTATCCGCAGCCGAGCATGGGCTCGGCTCTACAGGAAAAGCCGCGGCACTGCCGCGGCTTTTCTGCTTTCTGCTTTTCAGTCGATTCCGTGGTGGACGCGCCCGGAAACCGTCCGGGGCCGCGCGGGTGGGTTGCGCAGGGGCGTAAGCGCCATGGATGGCGCGCTCGAGCCTACAAGGACGTATTCACGGCGTCCCCTGCGCAACCCACCCGCGCGGCCCGCTCACGATACAGAGACCACCACGAGGGGCCCCGCCGTTGGCCACCTACTGCGGCAATGCCCGCGCCATCATCGCGCCCACATCCACCCCGCCCGGCAGCGTCCCGAACACCAACCCATGCTCGCCCTGCAGCCGGCTGCGCACGAACACCCCGGCCATCGGGCTGCGCGCCCGCAGCAGCAGCGCCGCCTGCAGCAGCAGCACCGTGCGCTCGCAGAACAGCCGAGCCTGCGATTCATCCGGCGCCGGTGCCGACGCCCAGCGCTGCAGCGCGGCCGCATAACCTGTGTCGCGATCAGCCACCACTTCCAGCTCCGCGCGCAGCGCCCGCATCGCGTCCGGCTCGCGCCCCAGCGCGCGCAGCACGTCCAGGCACTGCACGTTGCCGCTGCCTTCCCAGATCGAATTCAGCGGCGCCTGCCGGTACAGCCGCGGCAGCATCGACTCTTCCACATAGCCGGCACCGCCCAGGCATTCCTGCGCCTCGTTGACGAACGCAGCCGCGCGCTTGCACACCCAGTATTTGCCCAGCGCCGTGCCCAGCCGCGCCAGCGCGGCCTCCTGCGGATCGCTGCCGGCACGATCGACCGCGCGCGCGATACGCATCGCCAGCACCGTGGCCGCCTCCGATTCCAGCGCCAGGTCGGCCAGTACGTTGCCCATCAGCGCGTGCTCCACCAGCGGCTTGCCGAAGGTGCGCCGGTGGCGTGCATGGTGCAGGGCCTGCGCCAGCGCCATGCGCATTTCCGCGGCTGCGCCCAGCATGCAGTCCAGCCGGGTCATCATCACCATGCCGATGATGGTGGCCACGCCCCTGCCCTCCTCGCCCACGCGCCAGGCCTGCGCGCCACAGAACTCCACCTCGCTGGACGCATTGGACCAGTCACCCAGCTTGTCCTTCAGCCGCATCAGGTGGAAGGCGTTGCGATCACCATCAGCCAGCCGCCGCGGCATCAGCAGGCAGGTCAGCCCACCCGGCGCCTGCGCCAGCACCAGGAAGCCATCGGACATCGGCGCCGAGAAGAACCACTTGTGGCCGACCAGGCGATAGCGCTCACCGTCGATGGGCTCGGCGCGCGTGCTGTTGGCGCGCACGTCCGAGCCGCCCTGTTTCTCGGTCATGCCCATGCCCAGGGTGATGCCGGCCTTGTCGGCCACCGGGACGTCGCGCGCGTCGTAGACCGGTGAGGCCGCCTTGCGCGCCCATTCGGCCAGGTGCGGCTGCGACTGCAGCACTGCCACCGCGGCATGGGTCATGGTCAGCGGGCAGCTGGTGCCCGCTTCCGCCTGGTGGTGCAGGTAGCTCAACGCCGCCCGCGCGACGTGCGCGCCGGGCTGCGGCTCGTGCCATGACAGTCCCGCCACGCCATGCTGCTTGGCGGCGTGCATCAGCTGGTGGTACGCCGGGTGGAACTCCACCGTGTCGATGCGATGGCCCTGCGCATCGTGCGTGCGCAGCCGTGGCCGGTCACGGTTGGCATCAAAGCCCAGCTGGTAGAGCTGGTTGCCCGCCAGCGCGCCATACACGCCCAGCCGTGGCGCGAACGCGGCACCGCCTTCGCGCTGCACCGCCTCGGCCAGGGCCACGTCGTCGGTCCATAGATGGCGGCCCGCAAACGGCGGCGGCTGGTTGAGCACCACATGGGTTTCAAAGGGCGCGCTGCTGCTGAAGCTCGGTCCGTTCATCGGTTCCATCCTGCCGGCGAGAGGGCTGCGCGCCGATTGTGCAGCATCGCCCGGCAACCCCGCGTTCAGGCCGGTTCTCGCCCCGTGCACGAGCATCGCGCGACAGTGCAGGCATGGCAGTCAACGACGATCTGGTAGTGCTTCGCCCCGAAGGGCTTTACTGCGCCGCGGGCGATTTCCACATCGACCCGTGGCGGCCGGTGCCGCGCGCGGTCATCACCCACGGCCATGGCGACCACGCGCGGCCCGGCATGGGCGAGTACCACTGCAGCCCGGGCAGTGCGCCGATCCTGCGCTGGCGGCTGGGCGACGTGCCGCTGCAGGTACACGCCGAAGGCCAGCCGTTCACCCTGGGCCAGGTGCAGGTCTCGCTGCATCCGGCCGGCCACGTGCTGGGTTCTTCGCAGGTACGCATCGACGATGGCCGCCAGGTCTGGGTCGCATCGGGCGACTACAAGCGCCAGCCCGACCCCACCTGTGCGCCGTTCGAAGTGGTGCCCTGCGATACGTTCATCACCGAAGCGACCTTCGCCCTGCCGATCTACCGCTGGCCCGATACCACCGAGGTAGCCGCCGAGATCGTGGCGTGGCGCCGCGAATGCGGGCATCGCGGGGAAGCCGCCGTGCTGCTCTGCTATTCGCTGGGCAAGGCGCAGCGGGTGCTGGGCGAACTGCTCGCGCTGGATGACACGCCCGCCTGGCTGCACGGTGCGGTTGCCAATGGCGTGGCGGTGTACCGCGAGGCGGGCATCCCCATGCTGGAAACACTGACGGTGGCCGAGCAGGGCCGCCAGCCGGATGCCGCCGGCAAACTGATCATCGCGCCGCCGTCGGCCGCCGGCACGCCCTGGCTGCGCCGCTTCGGCCGCCACCAGCTCGGTTTCGCCTCGGGCTGGATGCAGCTGCGCGGCAACCGCCGGCGGCGCAATGTAGATCGCGGTTTCGTGGTGTCCGACCACGCCGACTGGCCCGCCCTGCTGCAGACCATCGAACAGACCGGCGCGACCCGCGTGATCGCCACCCATGGCAACACCGATGCGCTGATTCCCTTCCTGCGCGAACGTGGCGTGGCCGCCGAGGCCTTCCGTACCGATTTCGGGAGCGAGGAATGAAGGCCTTCGCCGCGCTCTACCAGCGGCTGGACCGCAGCACGGCCACGCTGGACAAGCGTGCGGCGCTGGTCGACTACTTCGCCCACGCCAACGCGCACGATGCGGCCTGGGCGCTGTACCTGCTCAGTGGCGGCAAGGTCGGTGGCGCGCGCAGGAAGATCGCCGCCAGTGGCGAACTGCGCGCGTGGGTGAGCGGGGAATCGGGGCTGCCGCCATGGCTGGTCGAGGACAGCTACGCGCAGGTGGGCGACCTCGCCGAAACGCTGACCCTGCTGCTGGATGATCCCGCGCAGCGCGCCCCCGACCGCCCGCTGGCCGACTGGATCGAACAGCATCTGCTGGCCGTGGCCAACCAGCCCGAGGACGTGCGTCGCGCCGCCGTGGTGGCCGGCTGGCGGCAGCTGCCCGCCCGCGAGCGCCTGGTGTTCAACAAGCTGCTGACCGGCGCGCTGCGCGTGGGCGTATCGCAACGGCTGGTGCAGCAGGCCCTGGCCGAATGGTCGGGGCTGGACATCGCCCGCATCGCCCAGCGCATGCTCGGTGAGTGGGTGCCCTCGCCCGGCCTGCTGGCGCAGCTGCTGTCGCCGGAGGAGTTGCCGCTGGACCGCCAGCAGCCCTATCCGTTCTTCCTGGCGTCACCGCTGGAAGGCGAACCGGGCGAACGCCTGGGCGCGATCGAGGACTGGCTGCTGGAATGGAAGTGGGATGGCATCCGCCTGCAACTGCTGTGCCGGCAGGGCGAAGTGGCGCTGTGGTCGCGCGGCGAGGAGCGGCTGGATGGGCGCTTCCCCGAGATCGAACAGGCTGCAGCGGCGCTCCCCGATGGCTGCGTGATCGATGGCGAATTGCTGGCGTGGGATGAGGCCGACGATGCGCCGCGCGCATTCACCGCGCTGCAGACGCGCATCCAGCGCCGCAAGCCCGGTGCGGCAACGCTGCGTAACACGCCGGTGCGCGTGCTCGCCTACGACCTGCTGGAACGCGATGGCCAGGATCTGCGCGAACAGCCGCTGCGGCAGCGGCGCGCACAGTTGGCCGAACTGATCGGTGCACTCGGCGATACGCGCATCCAGCTGTCGCCCGACGTACACGCCGACGACTGGACGCACGCCGCGCAGCTGCGCGAAGCATCGCGCGAACGCGGTGTCGAAGGGCTGATGCTCAAGCGCCGTGATTCGATCTACCAGGCCGGGCGCCGCCGCGGCGACTGGTGGAAGTGGAAGGTCGAGCCGCTGACCATCGACGCCGTGCTGCTGTACGCGCAGGCCGGCCACGGGCGGCGCAGCACGCTGTACACCGATTACACCTTCGGCGTCTGGGACGGCGACACCCTGGTGCCGGTGGCCAAGGCTTACTCCGGGCTGGACGACAAGGAGATCCTGGCGCTGGACCGCTGGATCCGTGCCAATACCCGCGAACGCTTCGGCCCGGTGCGCAGCGTGCGCGGCGAGCAGGTGTTCGAGCTTGGCTTCGAGGCGGTCAACCGCAGCACGCGGCACAAGTCCGGCATTGCCGTGCGCTTCCCGCGCATCCTGCGCTGGCGCCACGACAAGCCGGCCAGCGAAGCGGACCAGCTGGCGACCCTGCAGGCACTGGCGCGATGAAGCGTGGTGACGCGCTGCAGCGGCTGCAGGCCTGGTTCGAACACCGTGGCTGGAAGCCGCTGCCGTTCCAGCGCGCGATGTGGCGCCATTACCTGGCGGGCAGCTCGGGCCTGCTGCACACCCCCACCGGCAGCGGCAAGACCCTGGCGATGTTCGGTGGCCCGCTGCTGCAGGCCATGATCGATCCGCCGCCTGCGCCGCCGCGGGCAAATGCTGTGCGCCCGCTGCAGGTGCTGTGGGTGACGCCGCTGCGGGCGCTGGCCAGCGACACCGCCCGCGCCCTGCAGGCGCCCATCGAGGGCCTCGGGCTGGGCTGGAAGGTCGGCCTGCGCAGTGGCGATGCCAGCAGCCGCGACCGCCGCCTCGCCCGCGAAGGCCGCATCGACGTGCTGGTCACCACGCCCGAATCGCTGGCCCTGCTGCTCAGTTACCCCGACACCCTGGAACGCATGCGCCAGCTGCGCTGCGTGGTGGTGGACGAGTGGCACGAGCTGATGGGCAACAAGCGCGGCGTGCTGCTGCAGTTGAACCTCGCGCTGCTGCGCGAGACCGCGCCGGCACTGCAGCTGTGGGGCCTGTCGGCAACGCTGGGCAACCTGCAGCAGGCGCGCGATGTGCTGCTGCCGGGGATGCCCGACGCGGTGCGGGTGGAAGGTGCACGGCAGCGACCGGTGGCGATCAGCAGCCTGCTGCCTTCCAGCGGCGAACGCTTCCCGTGGGCCGGGCACCTCGGCCTGGGCCAGTTGTCGCGCGTGCTCGATGCGCTGATGGCCGCGCGCAGCAGCCTGCTGTTCACCAACACGCGCGCGCAGGCCGAGCTGTGGCACCAGGCGCTTGCCGCAGTCTGGCCGGAAGATCCGCAGACACTGGCCCTGCACCATGGCTCGCTCGATCCCACGCTGCGCCAGCAGGTGGAAGACGGCCTGCGTACCGGCACCCTGCGCTGCGTGGTGGCCACGTCCAGCCTGGACCTGGGCGTGGATTTCCCCGAAGTGGACCAGGTGCTGCAGCTGGGCAGCCCCAAGGGCGTGGCCCGCCTGCGCCAGCGCGCAGGACGCGCACGGCATCGGCCCGGCGCGAGCGGCAGCGTGCTGTGCGTGCCCACCCACGCGTTGGAGCTGGCCGAGTACGCAGCCGTGCGCCGGGCGCTGCGCGAGGGCATCACCGAACCGCGCACGCCGCCCAGGCTGTCGCTGGATGTGCTGGCCCAGCACGCGGTCAGCTGCGCACTGGCGGGCGGCTTCCAGGCCGATGCCCTGCTCGCGCAGGTGCGCCGCACGGATGCCTTCGCCGCGCTGCAGGACGCGCAGTGGCAGGCCGTGCTCGAGTTCATCGTGCAGGGCGGGCGCGCCCTCGCGCAGTACCCCGAGTACCGCAAGGTGGTGCTGGACGACGATGGCCGGTACCGCATGCATGATCGCCGCCAGGCACTGCGCCACCGCCTGTCGATCGGCACCATCAGCAGCGATGGCAGCGTGCGCGTGCAGTTC contains these protein-coding regions:
- a CDS encoding ligase-associated DNA damage response exonuclease, with the protein product MAVNDDLVVLRPEGLYCAAGDFHIDPWRPVPRAVITHGHGDHARPGMGEYHCSPGSAPILRWRLGDVPLQVHAEGQPFTLGQVQVSLHPAGHVLGSSQVRIDDGRQVWVASGDYKRQPDPTCAPFEVVPCDTFITEATFALPIYRWPDTTEVAAEIVAWRRECGHRGEAAVLLCYSLGKAQRVLGELLALDDTPAWLHGAVANGVAVYREAGIPMLETLTVAEQGRQPDAAGKLIIAPPSAAGTPWLRRFGRHQLGFASGWMQLRGNRRRRNVDRGFVVSDHADWPALLQTIEQTGATRVIATHGNTDALIPFLRERGVAAEAFRTDFGSEE
- a CDS encoding ATP-dependent DNA ligase, which codes for MKAFAALYQRLDRSTATLDKRAALVDYFAHANAHDAAWALYLLSGGKVGGARRKIAASGELRAWVSGESGLPPWLVEDSYAQVGDLAETLTLLLDDPAQRAPDRPLADWIEQHLLAVANQPEDVRRAAVVAGWRQLPARERLVFNKLLTGALRVGVSQRLVQQALAEWSGLDIARIAQRMLGEWVPSPGLLAQLLSPEELPLDRQQPYPFFLASPLEGEPGERLGAIEDWLLEWKWDGIRLQLLCRQGEVALWSRGEERLDGRFPEIEQAAAALPDGCVIDGELLAWDEADDAPRAFTALQTRIQRRKPGAATLRNTPVRVLAYDLLERDGQDLREQPLRQRRAQLAELIGALGDTRIQLSPDVHADDWTHAAQLREASRERGVEGLMLKRRDSIYQAGRRRGDWWKWKVEPLTIDAVLLYAQAGHGRRSTLYTDYTFGVWDGDTLVPVAKAYSGLDDKEILALDRWIRANTRERFGPVRSVRGEQVFELGFEAVNRSTRHKSGIAVRFPRILRWRHDKPASEADQLATLQALAR
- a CDS encoding ligase-associated DNA damage response DEXH box helicase produces the protein MKRGDALQRLQAWFEHRGWKPLPFQRAMWRHYLAGSSGLLHTPTGSGKTLAMFGGPLLQAMIDPPPAPPRANAVRPLQVLWVTPLRALASDTARALQAPIEGLGLGWKVGLRSGDASSRDRRLAREGRIDVLVTTPESLALLLSYPDTLERMRQLRCVVVDEWHELMGNKRGVLLQLNLALLRETAPALQLWGLSATLGNLQQARDVLLPGMPDAVRVEGARQRPVAISSLLPSSGERFPWAGHLGLGQLSRVLDALMAARSSLLFTNTRAQAELWHQALAAVWPEDPQTLALHHGSLDPTLRQQVEDGLRTGTLRCVVATSSLDLGVDFPEVDQVLQLGSPKGVARLRQRAGRARHRPGASGSVLCVPTHALELAEYAAVRRALREGITEPRTPPRLSLDVLAQHAVSCALAGGFQADALLAQVRRTDAFAALQDAQWQAVLEFIVQGGRALAQYPEYRKVVLDDDGRYRMHDRRQALRHRLSIGTISSDGSVRVQFLRGGGLGAVEEQFASRLRRGDRFQFAGRLLELVQLRDMTAYVRLARGSGSGVVPRWQGGQLPLSMALGLELEAVLSGADASAEARWLAPLLGLQASLSERPAPSRLLLEDVRRREGQFLFVYPFAGRHVHEALAALLSLRCTRRQRNSIGYAVNDHGLVLAPAETIDLDAAAWQALFDPADLLDDLRAAVNLGELARRQFRGIARVAGLLVPSLPGGVPRSLRQLQASAGLLYDVLREHDPGHVLLAQAEQEVLTDALDLPGLQQALQRIATQVVSLQRPPTLTPLGFPLWAERLRGQFSNEDWRTRVQRAAQQLERRHGH
- a CDS encoding autotransporter serine protease, which encodes MERTTMARSILGSALVVALTACGGGGGGGNVRVDPPPTTPPTTPPPTTPPPATPAEPAINAHLSITQADAARSAGLDGSGVRIGIVDSGVQRNHPTLSGRVLANYSYVDPRSNNLNNDDVVGHGTAVAELAAGKAFGSWPGGIAPNAQIVSARIISDTRPTDDGTGNGNEVDGALGLAGVHQDLINQGVKVMNNSWGGLYWTNAAATAPIAAEYRPFIINNNGLVVFATGNEAKADPSDMAALPSQAGPGNSRPAADLERGWLAVTAVDSTDPSKRASYANACGVAASYCLAAPGAAIFVNPEYPTGSALLWNYGTSFAAPLVSGAAALVWQKYPYFSNDLVRQTLLGTATDLGAPGVDNVFGYGLLNIAKAINGPAKFDWGNATVNVSQTGLDSVWSNDISGSGGLVKQGVGALGLSGTNTYTGDTRIEQGTLALRDGASITSNVVVVPQAGVPEAAALQFMTGTSRIKGNVDNGATVILRNANTTATIEGNYLHRAGARLSISLGSNPLEITGTATLQGGDVHVASIISGYVAADGRTQTVLHAGQGVTGRFDGVSNSLPQGTLLQSSLNYGSDNVVLVTDRINVTQAASLARASDAALASALRVESAFERLDLGAGSSSFADGAAALQRVDGNQALQASLDSLSGKAHALAAAATFDSIDLGRRALSARFGQVQAAPRLGGSWQNALGDAGQGSFSASGTDTRGWMMGQDVAMGGNGVLGFAFGELRSYSNSSWGGDRGRDRQSQAQLYAGWSSGGAYALGQVGAGQFTRQIDRQLLLGAGQYGVNARYGGSFSMASVETGYRFGSARAALTPYVGADYARVDNDRFSEQGGLGFGLRTQGGSSSRSQALAGVRAERQWRGWSLRGYAEWQQLLSSQGLDADASFVGVDAWAPMAGLQPTRSGGLFGVSVESWLSRNTRLAFGYDQRFGPRGDLRQVALRYSAAF
- a CDS encoding acyl-CoA dehydrogenase family protein, producing the protein MNGPSFSSSAPFETHVVLNQPPPFAGRHLWTDDVALAEAVQREGGAAFAPRLGVYGALAGNQLYQLGFDANRDRPRLRTHDAQGHRIDTVEFHPAYHQLMHAAKQHGVAGLSWHEPQPGAHVARAALSYLHHQAEAGTSCPLTMTHAAVAVLQSQPHLAEWARKAASPVYDARDVPVADKAGITLGMGMTEKQGGSDVRANSTRAEPIDGERYRLVGHKWFFSAPMSDGFLVLAQAPGGLTCLLMPRRLADGDRNAFHLMRLKDKLGDWSNASSEVEFCGAQAWRVGEEGRGVATIIGMVMMTRLDCMLGAAAEMRMALAQALHHARHRRTFGKPLVEHALMGNVLADLALESEAATVLAMRIARAVDRAGSDPQEAALARLGTALGKYWVCKRAAAFVNEAQECLGGAGYVEESMLPRLYRQAPLNSIWEGSGNVQCLDVLRALGREPDAMRALRAELEVVADRDTGYAAALQRWASAPAPDESQARLFCERTVLLLQAALLLRARSPMAGVFVRSRLQGEHGLVFGTLPGGVDVGAMMARALPQ
- a CDS encoding thiolase family protein, which produces MSNIVIAAAKRTAIGSFLGQFNGVPTPTLGAAAIAAALEQSGVPASDVSEVLMGCVLPANLGQAPARQAAIAAGIPLSAGATTLNKVCGSGMKTIMLGHDLIKAGSAKVVVAGGMESMSNAPHMLPNSRTGNRFGNFQAVDHMAHDGLVNAYDGKAMGEFAECAVDKYQFTREEQDAYAIESVRRAQAAQANGAFAGEIVAVKVATRKGEVEFATDEQPGRSDIAKIPTLRPAFKKDGSVTAASSSSISDGAAAVVLLAEEDAAARGITPLARIVGHATHSQEPEWFTTAPIGAIHSLLQKTGWTLDQVDLFEINEAFAVVAMAPMRELGIPHAKINVNGGACALGHPIGASGARLVVTLVNALRTHGGKRGIATLCIGGGEATAIAIELI